One window of Erinaceus europaeus chromosome 6, mEriEur2.1, whole genome shotgun sequence genomic DNA carries:
- the RIMBP2 gene encoding RIMS-binding protein 2 isoform X13 yields the protein MREADQQQRLEQEQEQEQEIELLQKDKVRELEQQCWEQSQQFRLLSRGLEQFWQHAGHVHQPGGPLVPGKSLPPLMNGLAASLGRGPESTVASRTGIRDFLRPLEPLSLKPSCLPRPTSPGCRSEADMDGERSASPSKQRYSGKVRLCVARYSYNPFDGPNENPEAELPLAAGKYLYVYGDMDEDGFYEGELLDGQRGLVPSNFVDFAQDPESRPAGTPGGGGQDPGPEPTLPGPPSPPPPEPDAAPDSEPAEDGEDSVPYPRGITLIKQLAKSAIVGWEAPALPPGTSLSGYVVLVDQEPRLSLAPGGRPKALLEKLDVAARTHRVSVQCLSSRGASDPMRCTLQVGRDVAVAPSQLRVDRVTPSSALLLWQPADSNYRHAVFLGEQELGEARAAQYTFALRELRPGTAYHVRLLARPHHTPWQLPLEQRERREAGLDFRTLPTGPPDPPRDIMVLAGPTPSNVLVSWKPPTLTATGLSNGAAVTGYGVYAKDQRVAELLEPTGSSVTVELPHLRSLEATALTVRTLWAGGESEDASAAVILPHLLAPPATPAEPRADVWEPGRAAATLGRTLEPPDPGPGRRSPSPSRILPQPQGAPVSSSVAKAMAREAAQRVADSSRLEKRSVFLERGSGHYVNSDEEDACESPDVQRRAVSVDDFLKGSELGKQHCCHGDEYHTESSRGSDLSDIMEEDEEELYSEMQLEDGRRRPSGTSHNALKILGNPASTGRADRADGGHRLSHGMGPPRPRAAMVPAIDDYGQDRLSPEPYEESETDPGADDLPARVFVALFDYDPLTMSPNPDAAEEELPFKEGQIIKVYGDKDADGFYRGETCARLGLIPCNMVSEIRAEDEEMVAQLLRQGFLPLSTPVEKTERSRRTGRRPSPSTRRMVALYDYDPRESSPNVDVEAELTFCTGDIITVFGDIDEDGFYYGELNGQKGLVPSNFLEEVPDDVQVYLSDAPMRPKAKRKKSVHFTP from the exons ATGCGGGAGGCCGACCAGCAGCAGCGgctggagcaggagcaggagcaggagcaggagatcGAGCTGCTGCAGAAG GACAAGGTGCGGGagctggagcagcagtgctggGAGCAGAGCCAGCAGTTCCGCCTGCTGTCGCGGGGTCTGGAGCAGTTCTGGCAGCACGCCGGCCACGTCCACCAGCCGGGCGGCCCCTTGGTCCCCGGCAAGTCCCTCCCGCCCCTCATGAACGGGCTGGCCGCCTCCCTGGGCAGAG GGCCCGAGAGCACCGTCGCCAGCCGCACTGGGATCCGTGACTTCCTCCGGCCGCTGGAGCCGCTGTCCCTCAAGCCCTCCTGCCTGCCCAGACCCACCAGCCCAGGATGCAGATCGGAAGCAGAT ATGGACGGTGAGCGGAGCGCCAGCCCCTCCAAGCAGAGATACTCGGGGAAGGTGCGCCTGTGTGTGGCCCGCTACAG TTACAACCCCTTCGACGGCCCCAATGAGAACCCCGAGGCTGAGCTGCCCCTGGCGGCGGGGAAGTATCTGTACGTCTACGGGGACATGGACGAGGACGGCTTCTACGAAG gggagctgctggaCGGACAGCGGGGCCTGGTGCCCTCAAACTTCGTGGACTTCGCGCAGGACCCCGAGTCCCGCCCGGCCGGCACGCCGGGCGGAGGAGGGCAGGACCCGGGCCCGGAGCCCACGCTCCCCGGCCCGCCGTCCCCGCCGCCCCCCGAGCCCGACGCGGCGCCGGATTCGGAGCCGGCAGAGGACGGGGAGGACTCGGTGCCGTACCCCCGCGGCATCACGCTCATCAAGCAGCTGGCCAAGAGCGCGATCGTGGGCTGGGAGGCGCCCGCGCTGCCGCCCGGCACCAGCCTGAGCGGCTACGTCGTGCTGGTGGACCAGGAGCCGCGCCTGAGCCTGGCGCCCGGGGGTCGGCCCAAAGCGCTGCTGGAGAAGCTGGACGTGGCGGCCCGCACGCACCGCGTGTCCGTGCAGTGCCTGAGCAGCCGAGGCGCCTCGGACCCCATGCGCTGCACGCTGCAGGTGGGCCGCGACGTGGCGGTGGCGCCGTCACAGCTGCGCGTGGACCGGGTCACTCCGAGCTCGGCGCTCCTGCTGTGGCAGCCGGCCGACAGCAACTACCGGCACGCGGTGTTCCTGGGCGAGCAGGAGCTGGGCGAGGCGCGCGCCGCCCAATACACCTTCGCGCTGCGTGAGCTGCGGCCCGGCACCGCCTACCACGTGCGCCTGCTCGCGCGCCCCCACCACACGCCCTGGCAGCTGCCGCTCGAGCAGAGGGAGCGCAGGGAGGCCGGCCTGGACTTCCGCACGCTGCCCACAG GTCCTCCGGATCCTCCTCGAGACATCATGGTCCTCGCAGGGCCCACCCCCAGCAATGTGCTGGTGTCCTGGAAGCCACCCACCCTGACTGCCACCGGCCTGTCCAATGGGGCCGCCGTCACGGGTTACGGCGTGTATGCAAAGGACCAGCGG gtggcggaGCTGCTGGAGCCCACGGGCAGCAGTGTGACGGTGGAGCTTCCGCACTTGCGCAGCCTGGAGGCTACTGCGCTGACGGTCCGCACGCTGTGGGCGGGGGGCGAGTCGGAGGATGCTTCGGCCGCTGTCATCCTGCCGCACCTGCTGGCGCCCCCGGCCACCCCCGCCGAGCCCCGGGCCGACGTCTGGGAGCCTGGCCGGGCCGCCGCCACCCTGGGGCGCACGCTGGAACCCCCCGATCCCGGGCCTGGCCGCCGCTCCCCCTCTCCCAGCCGCATCCTCCCGCAGCCGCAGGGTGCGCCCGTGTCCTCCTCCGTGGCCAAGGCCATGGCCCGTGAGGCCGCGCAGAGGGTGGCAGACAGCAGCCGG CTAGAGAAAAGGAGCGTATTCTTGGAGCGGGGTTCCGGGCACTATGTCAACTCCGATGAGGAGGACGCCTGTGAGTCCCCGGACGTGCAGAGGAGGGCCGTGTCGGTGGATGACTTCCTCAAGGGCTCGGAGCTCGGCAAGCAG CACTGTTGCCACGGAGACGAGTACCACACGGAGAGCAGCCGGGGCTCCGACCTGTCGGACATcatggaggaggatgaagaggagctGTACTCGGAGATGCAGCTGGAGGACGGGCGGCGCAGGCCCAGTGGCACGTCCCACAACGCCCTCAAG ATCCTGGGGAACCCCGCATCCACGGGCAGGGCCGACAGGGCAGACGGGGGCCACAGGCTCTCCCACGGCATGGGCCCCCCGAGGCCCCGGGCAGCCATGGTCCCCGCCATTG ACGACTACGGGCAGGACCGGCTGTCTCCCGAGCCTTACGAGGAGTCGGAGACGGACCCCGGGGCGGACGACCTCCCAGCCCGCGTCTTCGTGGCTCTGTTTGACTATGACCCGCTCACCATGTCGCCGAACCCCGACGCGGCAGAGGAAGAGCTGCCCTTCAAAGAGGGCCAGATCATCAAG GTCTACGGTGACAAGGACGCGGACGGCTTCTACCGCGGCGAGACCTGTGCCCGGCTGGGCCTGATCCCCTGCAACATGGTGTCCGAGATCCGGGCGGAGGACGAGGAGATGGTGGCGCAGCTGCTCAGACAGGGCTTCCTGCCGCTCAGCACGCCCGTGGAGAAGACAG AGAGAAGCAGGAGGACTGGTCGCAGGCCCTCGCCGTCCACGCGGAGGATGGTGGCCCTCTACGACTACGACCCAAGGGAGAGCTCCCCCAATGTGGACGTCGAG GCCGAGTTGACCTTCTGCACAGGAGACATCATCACCGTTTTTGGTGACATTGACGAGGATGGGTTTTATTAC GGGGAGCTCAATGGGCAGAAAGGCCTCGTGCCTTCCAACTTCCTAGAGGAAGTTCCGGATGACGTGCAGGTCTACCTGTCGGACGCGCCCATGCGGCCCAAGGCGAAGCGG AAGAAGAGTGTTCATTTCACACCTTAA
- the RIMBP2 gene encoding RIMS-binding protein 2 isoform X12, with protein sequence MREADQQQRLEQEQEQEQEIELLQKAQVEAKQEHEGAVRLLEDKVRELEQQCWEQSQQFRLLSRGLEQFWQHAGHVHQPGGPLVPGKSLPPLMNGLAASLGRGPESTVASRTGIRDFLRPLEPLSLKPSCLPRPTSPGCRSEADMDGERSASPSKQRYSGKVRLCVARYSYNPFDGPNENPEAELPLAAGKYLYVYGDMDEDGFYEGELLDGQRGLVPSNFVDFAQDPESRPAGTPGGGGQDPGPEPTLPGPPSPPPPEPDAAPDSEPAEDGEDSVPYPRGITLIKQLAKSAIVGWEAPALPPGTSLSGYVVLVDQEPRLSLAPGGRPKALLEKLDVAARTHRVSVQCLSSRGASDPMRCTLQVGRDVAVAPSQLRVDRVTPSSALLLWQPADSNYRHAVFLGEQELGEARAAQYTFALRELRPGTAYHVRLLARPHHTPWQLPLEQRERREAGLDFRTLPTGPPDPPRDIMVLAGPTPSNVLVSWKPPTLTATGLSNGAAVTGYGVYAKDQRVAELLEPTGSSVTVELPHLRSLEATALTVRTLWAGGESEDASAAVILPHLLAPPATPAEPRADVWEPGRAAATLGRTLEPPDPGPGRRSPSPSRILPQPQGAPVSSSVAKAMAREAAQRVADSSRLEKRSVFLERGSGHYVNSDEEDACESPDVQRRAVSVDDFLKGSELGKQHCCHGDEYHTESSRGSDLSDIMEEDEEELYSEMQLEDGRRRPSGTSHNALKILGNPASTGRADRADGGHRLSHGMGPPRPRAAMVPAIDDYGQDRLSPEPYEESETDPGADDLPARVFVALFDYDPLTMSPNPDAAEEELPFKEGQIIKVYGDKDADGFYRGETCARLGLIPCNMVSEIRAEDEEMVAQLLRQGFLPLSTPVEKTERSRRTGRRPSPSTRRMVALYDYDPRESSPNVDVEAELTFCTGDIITVFGDIDEDGFYYGELNGQKGLVPSNFLEEVPDDVQVYLSDAPMRPKAKRKKSVHFTP encoded by the exons ATGCGGGAGGCCGACCAGCAGCAGCGgctggagcaggagcaggagcaggagcaggagatcGAGCTGCTGCAGAAG gccCAGGTGGAAGCCAAGCAGGAGCACGAGGGGGCCGTGCGGCTGCTAGAG GACAAGGTGCGGGagctggagcagcagtgctggGAGCAGAGCCAGCAGTTCCGCCTGCTGTCGCGGGGTCTGGAGCAGTTCTGGCAGCACGCCGGCCACGTCCACCAGCCGGGCGGCCCCTTGGTCCCCGGCAAGTCCCTCCCGCCCCTCATGAACGGGCTGGCCGCCTCCCTGGGCAGAG GGCCCGAGAGCACCGTCGCCAGCCGCACTGGGATCCGTGACTTCCTCCGGCCGCTGGAGCCGCTGTCCCTCAAGCCCTCCTGCCTGCCCAGACCCACCAGCCCAGGATGCAGATCGGAAGCAGAT ATGGACGGTGAGCGGAGCGCCAGCCCCTCCAAGCAGAGATACTCGGGGAAGGTGCGCCTGTGTGTGGCCCGCTACAG TTACAACCCCTTCGACGGCCCCAATGAGAACCCCGAGGCTGAGCTGCCCCTGGCGGCGGGGAAGTATCTGTACGTCTACGGGGACATGGACGAGGACGGCTTCTACGAAG gggagctgctggaCGGACAGCGGGGCCTGGTGCCCTCAAACTTCGTGGACTTCGCGCAGGACCCCGAGTCCCGCCCGGCCGGCACGCCGGGCGGAGGAGGGCAGGACCCGGGCCCGGAGCCCACGCTCCCCGGCCCGCCGTCCCCGCCGCCCCCCGAGCCCGACGCGGCGCCGGATTCGGAGCCGGCAGAGGACGGGGAGGACTCGGTGCCGTACCCCCGCGGCATCACGCTCATCAAGCAGCTGGCCAAGAGCGCGATCGTGGGCTGGGAGGCGCCCGCGCTGCCGCCCGGCACCAGCCTGAGCGGCTACGTCGTGCTGGTGGACCAGGAGCCGCGCCTGAGCCTGGCGCCCGGGGGTCGGCCCAAAGCGCTGCTGGAGAAGCTGGACGTGGCGGCCCGCACGCACCGCGTGTCCGTGCAGTGCCTGAGCAGCCGAGGCGCCTCGGACCCCATGCGCTGCACGCTGCAGGTGGGCCGCGACGTGGCGGTGGCGCCGTCACAGCTGCGCGTGGACCGGGTCACTCCGAGCTCGGCGCTCCTGCTGTGGCAGCCGGCCGACAGCAACTACCGGCACGCGGTGTTCCTGGGCGAGCAGGAGCTGGGCGAGGCGCGCGCCGCCCAATACACCTTCGCGCTGCGTGAGCTGCGGCCCGGCACCGCCTACCACGTGCGCCTGCTCGCGCGCCCCCACCACACGCCCTGGCAGCTGCCGCTCGAGCAGAGGGAGCGCAGGGAGGCCGGCCTGGACTTCCGCACGCTGCCCACAG GTCCTCCGGATCCTCCTCGAGACATCATGGTCCTCGCAGGGCCCACCCCCAGCAATGTGCTGGTGTCCTGGAAGCCACCCACCCTGACTGCCACCGGCCTGTCCAATGGGGCCGCCGTCACGGGTTACGGCGTGTATGCAAAGGACCAGCGG gtggcggaGCTGCTGGAGCCCACGGGCAGCAGTGTGACGGTGGAGCTTCCGCACTTGCGCAGCCTGGAGGCTACTGCGCTGACGGTCCGCACGCTGTGGGCGGGGGGCGAGTCGGAGGATGCTTCGGCCGCTGTCATCCTGCCGCACCTGCTGGCGCCCCCGGCCACCCCCGCCGAGCCCCGGGCCGACGTCTGGGAGCCTGGCCGGGCCGCCGCCACCCTGGGGCGCACGCTGGAACCCCCCGATCCCGGGCCTGGCCGCCGCTCCCCCTCTCCCAGCCGCATCCTCCCGCAGCCGCAGGGTGCGCCCGTGTCCTCCTCCGTGGCCAAGGCCATGGCCCGTGAGGCCGCGCAGAGGGTGGCAGACAGCAGCCGG CTAGAGAAAAGGAGCGTATTCTTGGAGCGGGGTTCCGGGCACTATGTCAACTCCGATGAGGAGGACGCCTGTGAGTCCCCGGACGTGCAGAGGAGGGCCGTGTCGGTGGATGACTTCCTCAAGGGCTCGGAGCTCGGCAAGCAG CACTGTTGCCACGGAGACGAGTACCACACGGAGAGCAGCCGGGGCTCCGACCTGTCGGACATcatggaggaggatgaagaggagctGTACTCGGAGATGCAGCTGGAGGACGGGCGGCGCAGGCCCAGTGGCACGTCCCACAACGCCCTCAAG ATCCTGGGGAACCCCGCATCCACGGGCAGGGCCGACAGGGCAGACGGGGGCCACAGGCTCTCCCACGGCATGGGCCCCCCGAGGCCCCGGGCAGCCATGGTCCCCGCCATTG ACGACTACGGGCAGGACCGGCTGTCTCCCGAGCCTTACGAGGAGTCGGAGACGGACCCCGGGGCGGACGACCTCCCAGCCCGCGTCTTCGTGGCTCTGTTTGACTATGACCCGCTCACCATGTCGCCGAACCCCGACGCGGCAGAGGAAGAGCTGCCCTTCAAAGAGGGCCAGATCATCAAG GTCTACGGTGACAAGGACGCGGACGGCTTCTACCGCGGCGAGACCTGTGCCCGGCTGGGCCTGATCCCCTGCAACATGGTGTCCGAGATCCGGGCGGAGGACGAGGAGATGGTGGCGCAGCTGCTCAGACAGGGCTTCCTGCCGCTCAGCACGCCCGTGGAGAAGACAG AGAGAAGCAGGAGGACTGGTCGCAGGCCCTCGCCGTCCACGCGGAGGATGGTGGCCCTCTACGACTACGACCCAAGGGAGAGCTCCCCCAATGTGGACGTCGAG GCCGAGTTGACCTTCTGCACAGGAGACATCATCACCGTTTTTGGTGACATTGACGAGGATGGGTTTTATTAC GGGGAGCTCAATGGGCAGAAAGGCCTCGTGCCTTCCAACTTCCTAGAGGAAGTTCCGGATGACGTGCAGGTCTACCTGTCGGACGCGCCCATGCGGCCCAAGGCGAAGCGG AAGAAGAGTGTTCATTTCACACCTTAA
- the RIMBP2 gene encoding RIMS-binding protein 2 isoform X11 has translation MREADQQQRLEQEQEQEQEIELLQKAQVEAKQEHEGAVRLLEDKVRELEQQCWEQSQQFRLLSRGLEQFWQHAGHVHQPGGPLVPGKSLPPLMNGLAASLGRGPESTVASRTGIRDFLRPLEPLSLKPSCLPRPTSPGCRSEADMDGERSASPSKQRYSGKVRLCVARYSYNPFDGPNENPEAELPLAAGKYLYVYGDMDEDGFYEGELLDGQRGLVPSNFVDFAQDPESRPAGTPGGGGQDPGPEPTLPGPPSPPPPEPDAAPDSEPAEDGEDSVPYPRGITLIKQLAKSAIVGWEAPALPPGTSLSGYVVLVDQEPRLSLAPGGRPKALLEKLDVAARTHRVSVQCLSSRGASDPMRCTLQVGRDVAVAPSQLRVDRVTPSSALLLWQPADSNYRHAVFLGEQELGEARAAQYTFALRELRPGTAYHVRLLARPHHTPWQLPLEQRERREAGLDFRTLPTGPPDPPRDIMVLAGPTPSNVLVSWKPPTLTATGLSNGAAVTGYGVYAKDQRVAELLEPTGSSVTVELPHLRSLEATALTVRTLWAGGESEDASAAVILPHLLAPPATPAEPRADVWEPGRAAATLGRTLEPPDPGPGRRSPSPSRILPQPQGAPVSSSVAKAMAREAAQRVADSSRLEKRSVFLERGSGHYVNSDEEDACESPDVQRRAVSVDDFLKGSELGKQHCCHGDEYHTESSRGSDLSDIMEEDEEELYSEMQLEDGRRRPSGTSHNALKILGNPASTGRADRADGGHRLSHGMGPPRPRAAMVPAIDDYGQDRLSPEPYEESETDPGADDLPARVFVALFDYDPLTMSPNPDAAEEELPFKEGQIIKVYGDKDADGFYRGETCARLGLIPCNMVSEIRAEDEEMVAQLLRQGFLPLSTPVEKTERSRRTGRRPSPSTRRMVALYDYDPRESSPNVDVEAELTFCTGDIITVFGDIDEDGFYYGELNGQKGLVPSNFLEEVPDDVQVYLSDAPMRPKAKRVPPEGSGTARRAPSPTAHLHSGSPPSSKGTGSPGRGREMSSRKKKGLLSKGKKLLKKLGAVK, from the exons ATGCGGGAGGCCGACCAGCAGCAGCGgctggagcaggagcaggagcaggagcaggagatcGAGCTGCTGCAGAAG gccCAGGTGGAAGCCAAGCAGGAGCACGAGGGGGCCGTGCGGCTGCTAGAG GACAAGGTGCGGGagctggagcagcagtgctggGAGCAGAGCCAGCAGTTCCGCCTGCTGTCGCGGGGTCTGGAGCAGTTCTGGCAGCACGCCGGCCACGTCCACCAGCCGGGCGGCCCCTTGGTCCCCGGCAAGTCCCTCCCGCCCCTCATGAACGGGCTGGCCGCCTCCCTGGGCAGAG GGCCCGAGAGCACCGTCGCCAGCCGCACTGGGATCCGTGACTTCCTCCGGCCGCTGGAGCCGCTGTCCCTCAAGCCCTCCTGCCTGCCCAGACCCACCAGCCCAGGATGCAGATCGGAAGCAGAT ATGGACGGTGAGCGGAGCGCCAGCCCCTCCAAGCAGAGATACTCGGGGAAGGTGCGCCTGTGTGTGGCCCGCTACAG TTACAACCCCTTCGACGGCCCCAATGAGAACCCCGAGGCTGAGCTGCCCCTGGCGGCGGGGAAGTATCTGTACGTCTACGGGGACATGGACGAGGACGGCTTCTACGAAG gggagctgctggaCGGACAGCGGGGCCTGGTGCCCTCAAACTTCGTGGACTTCGCGCAGGACCCCGAGTCCCGCCCGGCCGGCACGCCGGGCGGAGGAGGGCAGGACCCGGGCCCGGAGCCCACGCTCCCCGGCCCGCCGTCCCCGCCGCCCCCCGAGCCCGACGCGGCGCCGGATTCGGAGCCGGCAGAGGACGGGGAGGACTCGGTGCCGTACCCCCGCGGCATCACGCTCATCAAGCAGCTGGCCAAGAGCGCGATCGTGGGCTGGGAGGCGCCCGCGCTGCCGCCCGGCACCAGCCTGAGCGGCTACGTCGTGCTGGTGGACCAGGAGCCGCGCCTGAGCCTGGCGCCCGGGGGTCGGCCCAAAGCGCTGCTGGAGAAGCTGGACGTGGCGGCCCGCACGCACCGCGTGTCCGTGCAGTGCCTGAGCAGCCGAGGCGCCTCGGACCCCATGCGCTGCACGCTGCAGGTGGGCCGCGACGTGGCGGTGGCGCCGTCACAGCTGCGCGTGGACCGGGTCACTCCGAGCTCGGCGCTCCTGCTGTGGCAGCCGGCCGACAGCAACTACCGGCACGCGGTGTTCCTGGGCGAGCAGGAGCTGGGCGAGGCGCGCGCCGCCCAATACACCTTCGCGCTGCGTGAGCTGCGGCCCGGCACCGCCTACCACGTGCGCCTGCTCGCGCGCCCCCACCACACGCCCTGGCAGCTGCCGCTCGAGCAGAGGGAGCGCAGGGAGGCCGGCCTGGACTTCCGCACGCTGCCCACAG GTCCTCCGGATCCTCCTCGAGACATCATGGTCCTCGCAGGGCCCACCCCCAGCAATGTGCTGGTGTCCTGGAAGCCACCCACCCTGACTGCCACCGGCCTGTCCAATGGGGCCGCCGTCACGGGTTACGGCGTGTATGCAAAGGACCAGCGG gtggcggaGCTGCTGGAGCCCACGGGCAGCAGTGTGACGGTGGAGCTTCCGCACTTGCGCAGCCTGGAGGCTACTGCGCTGACGGTCCGCACGCTGTGGGCGGGGGGCGAGTCGGAGGATGCTTCGGCCGCTGTCATCCTGCCGCACCTGCTGGCGCCCCCGGCCACCCCCGCCGAGCCCCGGGCCGACGTCTGGGAGCCTGGCCGGGCCGCCGCCACCCTGGGGCGCACGCTGGAACCCCCCGATCCCGGGCCTGGCCGCCGCTCCCCCTCTCCCAGCCGCATCCTCCCGCAGCCGCAGGGTGCGCCCGTGTCCTCCTCCGTGGCCAAGGCCATGGCCCGTGAGGCCGCGCAGAGGGTGGCAGACAGCAGCCGG CTAGAGAAAAGGAGCGTATTCTTGGAGCGGGGTTCCGGGCACTATGTCAACTCCGATGAGGAGGACGCCTGTGAGTCCCCGGACGTGCAGAGGAGGGCCGTGTCGGTGGATGACTTCCTCAAGGGCTCGGAGCTCGGCAAGCAG CACTGTTGCCACGGAGACGAGTACCACACGGAGAGCAGCCGGGGCTCCGACCTGTCGGACATcatggaggaggatgaagaggagctGTACTCGGAGATGCAGCTGGAGGACGGGCGGCGCAGGCCCAGTGGCACGTCCCACAACGCCCTCAAG ATCCTGGGGAACCCCGCATCCACGGGCAGGGCCGACAGGGCAGACGGGGGCCACAGGCTCTCCCACGGCATGGGCCCCCCGAGGCCCCGGGCAGCCATGGTCCCCGCCATTG ACGACTACGGGCAGGACCGGCTGTCTCCCGAGCCTTACGAGGAGTCGGAGACGGACCCCGGGGCGGACGACCTCCCAGCCCGCGTCTTCGTGGCTCTGTTTGACTATGACCCGCTCACCATGTCGCCGAACCCCGACGCGGCAGAGGAAGAGCTGCCCTTCAAAGAGGGCCAGATCATCAAG GTCTACGGTGACAAGGACGCGGACGGCTTCTACCGCGGCGAGACCTGTGCCCGGCTGGGCCTGATCCCCTGCAACATGGTGTCCGAGATCCGGGCGGAGGACGAGGAGATGGTGGCGCAGCTGCTCAGACAGGGCTTCCTGCCGCTCAGCACGCCCGTGGAGAAGACAG AGAGAAGCAGGAGGACTGGTCGCAGGCCCTCGCCGTCCACGCGGAGGATGGTGGCCCTCTACGACTACGACCCAAGGGAGAGCTCCCCCAATGTGGACGTCGAG GCCGAGTTGACCTTCTGCACAGGAGACATCATCACCGTTTTTGGTGACATTGACGAGGATGGGTTTTATTAC GGGGAGCTCAATGGGCAGAAAGGCCTCGTGCCTTCCAACTTCCTAGAGGAAGTTCCGGATGACGTGCAGGTCTACCTGTCGGACGCGCCCATGCGGCCCAAGGCGAAGCGG GTTCCTCCTGAGGGTTCAGGTACAGCGAGGAGAGCGCCGTCCCCCACAGCCCATCTCCATTCGGGGTCTCCTCCGTCATCTAAGGGTACTGGTAGTCCTGGGAGAGGCAGGGAAATGTCCtcgagaaagaaaaaggggctgCTTTCCAAAGGCAAGAAACTGCTGAAAAAGCTGGGTGCGGTGAAATGA